From Oreochromis niloticus isolate F11D_XX linkage group LG14, O_niloticus_UMD_NMBU, whole genome shotgun sequence, one genomic window encodes:
- the LOC109204911 gene encoding uncharacterized protein LOC109204911 — MTPLLWSFALLHQLKHQAIHVHPSSSTSTTMYNHYSSSWVSHLQIPWERFPLRLSHAITRGDRAHPEDRRSMVRIVVEAMQVHCRNPQRASCEEVAKIIVNRYPQTFADFTEKGERLGCGHYSLLRSIKSRVEHVNRDNTTHRLRQTKRTRNEEDCSPNSNATSPKKVRCLVDSYGCVNWQPVELPEGGTPASLEEKKDTLLTIFNSEGPGAVERPDVDDFMCLTYISQRQLINSCPSLSVAEIQEQWPFLFTRKGLSNHFYKLTGIDISERLSQALITKGRRIINYFSSQKLKWNLGIRTLIQQIESEGVLTNNKVGTAAILLMMKYYKEDEDSLFVLADETSTRMSLEAESNLPITPRLIMLGQSSMTATCWRVSAEGRVIVELDKENTFADATSVFFGSFYVLNLEYQESACATLELIQSYV, encoded by the exons ATGACACCATTACTCTGGAGCTTTGCcctgctgcatcagctgaaaCATCAAGCCATCCACgtccacccctcctcctccacgtCCACCACTATGTACAACCATTACTCCAGCTCTTGGGTCTCACACTTACAGATTCCTTGGGAAAGATTTCCACTCCGATTGTCGCATGCAATCACAAGAGGGGACAGAGCTCATCCAGAGGACAGGAGAAGTATGGTTAGAATTGTTGTGGAGGCCATGCAAGTTCACTGCAGGAACCCTCAACGTGCATCATGTGAAGAAGTTGCTAAAATCATTGTAAACAGATACCCTCAAACATTTGCAGATTTTactgaaaagggagaaagactgGGTTGTGGACATTATTCACTACTGAGAAGCATCAAATCTAGAGTTGAACATGTTAATCGAGATAATACAACACATAGACTTCGTCAAACAAAGAGAACCAGGAATGAGGAAGACTGCAGTCCCAACAGTAATGCAACCTCACCTAAAAAAGTTAGATGCCTTGTTGATAGCTATGGTTGTGTAAATTGGCAACCAGTTGAACTTCCTGAGGGGGGAACACCAGCTTCTttagaggaaaagaaagacaccCTGTTAACAATTTTTAATTCAGAAGGACCTGGAGCTGTGGAGAGACCTGATGTGGATGACTTCATGTGCCTCACATATATTTCTCAGCGGCAGCTTATCAACAGTTGTCCCTCACTTTCAGTAGCTGAAATTCAGGAGCAGTGGCCATTCTTGTTTACTCGGAAAGGTCTTTCGAACCACTTTTACAAACTCACAGGCATCGATATCAGTGAGCGCTTAAGTCAGGCCCTCATAACCAAAGGCAGAAGGATTATTAACTATTTCTCCAGCCAGAAACTCAAATGGAACCTTGGTATAAGGACACTCATCCAGCAGATAGAAAGTGAGGGAGTTTTGACCAACAACAAGGTTGGCACAGCAGCCATACTTCTCATGATGAAGTATTACAAGGAAGATGAAGACTCCCTCTTTGTCTTAGCAGAT GAAACATCTACCAGGATGTCCCTTGAAGCAGAGAGCAACCTGCCAATCACTCCAAGGCTGATTATGCTTG gacaaagttcaatgaccgccacctgctggagGGTGAGTGCAGAGGGGCGTGTAATTGTTGAGCTGGACAAAGAGAACACCTTTGCTGATGCGACGTCAGTCTTCTTTGGTTCATTCTATGTATTGAACCTGGAATACCAGGAGTCAGCGTGTGCAACATTGGAATTAATTCAGAGCTATGTTTGA